The genomic DNA CTTCTCGGCACCTCCGTACCAGCCGGACCATGCCATCGCCGATTTACTGGCTATTTTAGATGACCGCATCGAATCGGAAGGGGTGCAGGTTGGGCTGCCCATTGAGTTTTTGCACGAGATGTGGCGGCGCTGCAACGAAGCGCGCGGTGAGATCACCGATCGTGTGTGGCTCGAAACCAATATCGGCCTGTCTGGTCCTTCCAAGGCTCGTGTTCGTGAGCTGACCTACGCCTCTGTGATCGACTGTCTTGAGCGTGAGCCTTCCGGCGAGTGAGCCAGACGAACGACAGCATTCCGTCGCACAGCTACACGGCCCTTATTCTTTTGGCTGTGTGGAGTCTCAGCAGGCTAGAGTCTTGGGGGGATCCTACAATTTCCCGGCAAGCCAATAAACGATGATCCCTGCCACTTCGTCGACGGCTTGGGTGGTGATGAGCAGGGCCTTGGCTGTGGGCAGGAAGTCAAAGAGGGTGGCCTGTTCCCAGGCTTGTTGTGGAGTGTGTTGAGATTCGTAGCCGCAGGGAAACGGGGTGACGACAAAACCTTGCTTTTCGAAGAGTCTGACTGCGCGGGGCAGGTGATAGGCTGCGGTCACCAATATGATGCGTCCTGACCCAAGTATGGCTTTGGTCTGCACGGCGTTTTCATAAGTGGTCCTGGATTGTTCCTCGATCAGGATCGCGGACTCCGGCACACCAAGGCGAAGGGCCCACCGTTTCATCTCGTGGGATTCCAGCAGACCGGTTCGGAATACAGTGGCGTCGCCCCCGGTGAGCAACAGTTTTGGGGCAAGATTCTGTTGCCACAAGTCTGCGCCACAACCCGTACGCTGGCGGGAGGCATCAGAAACCTCATCGGCTGGGCGGAGTGATCCCTTCTGAAAGACGCCTCCTGCCAGAACCACCACCGCGTCGAACTTCGATGTGGAAGTGGGCTGGAATGATGGATACTGCGTTTCGAGCAGCGCAATGTATAGGAGGGATAGTACGGGAGTGGCCGTCAGCAGCAACAGTAGCACGGTGAGGAACAAGAGGCGCCTGACCCAAGTCCTCCGCCCGGGGGACACGGGGAGGCAGGCGGTCAACAGGGCGAGGAGTCCGGCGATGAGAATCCATGACAAGGGGTAGAGCAGGTATTTCAAGGCCTTATACACACCGAACCACATGGGCGTGAGGTCCATGGACGCTCCCGGTTAATAGGCGAAACAGAGTGCTCAGCATACACTGAGGGCGTACAGACACCAAGTGTTGAGGAGGATTCGATGGCAGACGGACGGCACTATTGGTTGATGAAATCCGAACCCAAGGTCTTTTCAATCGATGATCTTGCTGGGTCACCGAAGAGCACGACTTCATGGGATGGTGTACGGAACTACCAGGCGCGTAACTTTATGCGGGCAATGAAAATCGGGGATCAGGTCCTCTTTTACCACAGTAATGCCAATCCGCCCGCGGTGGTTGGAGTTGCGGAAGTGGTGAGAGCGGCCTATCCCGATGCCACGCAGTTCGATAAGCGGGATTCGCACTACGATCCGGCCGGCAATCCGGCTCAGCCTCGCTGGGACATGGTCGATATCCGGTTTGTTCGCAAATTCCTCGCGCCGCTGTCGTTGGACCTGTTGCGTGCGAAGGCTGGTCTGAAGGGAATGGAATTGCTTCGAAAGGGATCGCGGCTGTCGGTTCAGCCGGTGCGGGCGGCCGAGTGGAATGAAATTATCAGGCTGGAGGAGGTACAGGCGGACAGCTAGCACGGTCCGGGAAGAACTCACTTCCGGACGGGAGGTGTCCTCGGTTCAGCACGGGTCAACTACGAGCCTTTCCATCATCCAGATATCGATGTTGCCAGTCGAGCCAGGCATGTCCCAGTTCATGGGCGAGGATGTATCTCCGCCGCGTGACGGGTAGTCGTTTGCGAATATAGATGGTCTTGGCTTCATTGTCCCAAATCCCATCCGCATTCGAATCCTGCCGGTCCATCTCGGAGTCCGTGACCTGCCTGATCATGATGTGGTAGCCGAATGGAAGGATGACTTTGTTTGGTATTCGCACCATGCCCCTCACGGTCGTATCAAATAGGTGGCCTCAGCCAAGAATTCCTGCTCCGGAATAGCCTAACATATTTTCTCTTTCGTCTTCCTGTCTAAATAATCATTACTATCAGTGGTTTGCGAGAGATTGCTGCTTGGTCGCTGTATGGCTGCTCGGTGGTGGTTGAGCAATTTTCGATGGCGATGAGACAGCGCTGAGCATTTCAATTGAAAGATTGGATGGTGTATCATGCCCCCATGGTCGAGAAACTTCTTGCGCAAGAACTCGCGAACCCCTATCCCGCAGTCGTTCGGATCGTGGGCGTAAAGATCCGTGACCGTGGGGAGGTGAAGAAATTCGATGCCGGAGAGGCGTCCCTGGTGATGGGGGATCGGGTACTGCTCGAAGTGGCCGGCGAGTTGAGCTACGGGGTCGTTTACGGGGCTCCTCAGGTGATGCCGTTCATTCCGCCCATGCGCGTGCTTCAGCCGATCACCAGGAAGGCGACAACCGAAGATGTGGCCACGATCGATCGGTACGAACGGTTGGCATCGGAGGGAATGAAAGCGTGTCGGGAGCAGGCGGCGGCCCTGGGACTCAGAATGAAACTTGTGGAGGTGTTCTGCTCGTTTCATCGCCGGCAGATGACCTTTGTCTATACCGCTGAGGATCGAATCGATTTTCGCGAGTTGGTTCGCTTGTTGGCGCGCCGATTCGGCGGGCGTATTGAAATGCGTCAAGTTGGGGTACGCGACGAAGCCAGTCGGTTGGGCGGGATCGATACATGCGGTCTCGTACTCTGTTGTGCCGCGTTCCTCACTGAAGTGAAACCGGTGACTGTCAAGCAAGCACGGGTGTTGGGGCTTCCTGTCGATGACCCCAAATTACTCGGTGTCTGTGGTCGTCTCAAGTGTTGCCTCTTGTTTGAGGCGATGGACAATCCTTCCTCAAAATCATCAGCTCTGATTAACCCGTCCCGTTCGCGCCTGGCGTCGTCGTAATCCACAGCAGTTCAGAAGAATATTCCCCTCATTCGTCTCCCCGGCCCAGCTCTGTCCCCACCTTTCGTTCAGAAAAGGCGGTTCTTTTCGTCCGAAGGAGTATAATGGGCTGTGAGGTGACTGATGCCTCAGGTGCTGGTGCTTGGAGCCGGAAAAATCGGGTCCCTCGTGGCTGGGTTGTTGTCGGCTAGTGGGCAGTACCACGTTCACCTAGCCGATCTTACCCTTGATGCCCCGAAGCGACTGGTTGATGACTTGTCGTTGTCCGCGGTTACTCCCTGTGCGTTAGACGTGCGGCGACCAGATGCGGTTGCGGCATACGTCAGTTCCTCCCCCTTCGATGCGGTGATCTCCAGCCTGCCGTACTTCTGCAACCCGACCGTTGCCGAGATCGCGCGAGCCCATCAACTCCATTATTTCGACCTGACCGAAGACGTGGCCGTGACCGGTCGCGTCAAGGCGATCAGCGCGGGTGCCGATCATGCGTTTATTCCTCAGTGCGGGTTAGCGCCGGGGTTTATCAGTATCGTGACGAATGACCTTATCGGCCATTTTGAATCCATCGACAACGTGAAGATGCGTGTCGGTGCCCTGCCTGTTCATCCGAGTAATGCGCTGAAGTACTCCCTCACCTGGTCCACCGACGGGTTGATCAACGAGTATGCCAACGTCTGTGTCGGCATTGAGGAGGGGGAGGAGGTCCACCTTCAGCCGTTGGAAGGATATGAGACAATTGAATTGGACGGGCTGCTCTACGAGGCCTTCAACACGTCCGGCGGCCTGGGCACTCTCGCGGACACGTACCGCGGACGGGTCCGAACCATGAATTATAAGACCCTGCGGTATCCCGGGCATTGCGAAAAAATTCAATTTCTCATGAAGGACCTCAAGCTGAAGGAGGATCGGGAGACGCTCAAGCGAATCCTGGAGAGAGCGATTCCTCAGACGCAGCAGGACGTAGTGTTGATCTATGCGGCCGTGACCGGCACCAGGCAGGGTGAGTTGTTCGAGGAGACCTATGTGAAAAAGGTGTATCCGCGGACGATCCTCGGGCGGCTCTGGTCTGCGATTCAGGTCACGACAGCGTCGTCGCTTTGTTGCGTCGTTGATCTTGTGATGGCCAGACCTTCAGCTTATCGTGGCTTTGTCACGCAGGAACACTTTCACTTGCAGGATGTGCTGAACAATCGCTTCGGGGATTGTTTCCGGGCCTGACGGCATCATGACGATACAGGAACTGTTCAAGACCTTGGGGTTGACGCAGGAACAGCCCGGGGGATGTCTCTCCTCTTCGACGTGGAGTCGCACCACCGACGCCGGTATCGTCGAGTCCCGCAATCCATCAACTGGAGAACCGCTGGCGCAAGTGTACGGGTGTTCCCTTGCCGATTACGATGTCCTCGTAGCCGGATCGCAGCAGGCCCAGGCCTCGTGGCGTATGGTGCCGGCGCCGAAGCGCGGCGAGGTGGTCCGTCTGATTGGTCAGGCGCTACGCGTGCACAAGGATGCCTTGGGTACGCTGGTGTCGTTGGAGGTGGGCAAGATCAAGGCCGAGGGCGATGGCGAAGTGCAGGAGATGATCGATATGGCGGACTTCGCCGTCGGGCTGTCACGCATGTTGTACGGGCAGACCATGCATTCGGAGCGTGCACAGCATCGGATGTATGAGCAATGGCATCCATTGGGTGTGGTGGGTGTCATTACGGCGTTTAACTTTCCTGTGGCGGTCTGGGCCTGGAATGCTTTTATTGCCGCGGTAACCGGCAGCACCGTGTTGTGGAAGCCGTCACCGAAAGCTCCACTTTGTGCATTGGCGGTTCAGCGGCTGTGCAATCGTGTGCTGGAAGAGGCCGGGTATCCCGGTGTTTTCGCGCTCTTTACGACGGATCGCGTCGAGCTGGCCGAGCGGATGGTGCGGGACGAGCGGCTTCCGTTGATCTCCTTCACCGGCTCGGTGCCCGTCGGGAGGCACGTTGCGGAGGTGGTCGGACATCGGCTGGGCCGGAGTCTTCTGGAATTGAGCGGGAACAACGCCGTCATCGTGGACGAAACAGCCGATCTGGATTTAGCGACGCGCGCCATCGTCTTCGGCGCGGTCGGTACGGCGGGACAGCGCTGCACCAGTACCAGGCGACTGATTGTGCATGAATCTCAGTACGAGCTGCTGGTCCCGCGACTGCTGTCGGCCTATGCGCAGGTGAAAATCGGTGATCCCCTCGAGCCGGATATGCTGATGGGGCCGCTTATCGACGGGGAGGCGGTGACGCGTTACCTGTCTGCGCTTGAGGAAGTGAAGAAGGCGGGCGGTGAGGTGCTATGCGGAGGATGTGTCTTGTCTCGCCCCGGATATTTTGTTGAGCCCACGATCGTGCGGGCGCAGAACCACTGGGATATCGTCCAGCGGGAAACCTTTGCGCCGATTCTCTATGTCATGACCTATCGAACGCTGGACGAGGCCATCCGGATGCACAATGCAGTTCCACAGGGACTGTCCTCCGCGCTGTTTACCACCCATCTTCGGAACAGTGAGACCTTCTTGTCCGCGATCGGCAGCGACTGTGGCATTGCCAATGTGAACATCGGGACGTCCGGTGCGGAAATCGGCGGGGCATTCGGTGGAGAAAAAACCACGGGTGGCGGACGGGAAGCCGGTTCCGATGCGTGGAAGGCCTACATGCGTCGACAAACCAACACGATTAATTGGGGAACTGAGTTGCCGTTGGCCCAGGGCGTGACGTTTGGACGGGCGGAAGGAGGGAATGATGGGGCAAGAAGCTGACCTCGATGCGGTGATGGCTCGTATGACGGCCGACTTTCTGGCGCAGAATAGCGCAGGACGGATGCTTCGCCGGGCGCTGGACGACGTCGGGGTTGGGTTTATCCCGGTGATCGACCATGTCACCATCCGGACGATGGATATTGATCGGCGCGCCGAGGAATTTCTCGCACTGGGTTATCGGTACGATGAAACGCTTCATTTTGACGATTGGTATGCCAAAGTATTCCGGTGGGCCGGGTATCCGGCGCTGTTTGTCGATCAGGCCTATCCGGACGACCGTGGCAAGACCAGCATCATCCCCCGCTGGGTCGAGAAATTCGGTGATCAGGTGTTTCACCATGTGGCGGTCCGTGTCGAAGACATCGAGCAGGCCATTCTCAAATTGAAGGCGAAGGGCGTGGTCTTTGCCGGCGAGATCGTCGGTGCCCGGGGAGGCACGTTGCGCCAAATTTTTACAGCCCCTGAGATGCTCGATGGGCAACCCTTTTCCGTCCTTGAATTGGCCGAGCGGCACCAGGGTTATCAGGGATTTCTTCCTCCACAAGCTGACAGTCTCATGCGCTCGACAATGCGAGGCCTGTAAGGCCGTAGGCTTCGGCCGACCGCTGCTCTGCTGTCGCGATGTGTTGGCAGCCTCTTCCCGCCGCCCAAAGAGTGCCTCGACCAGATGGGTTGAATTGCGTACAATGCGCCGTGTCGACCAACCAGGTCGAGAGTGTCTGGCATGCGCGATCTCAACAGGAGGTTCTCTTCATGGTGCAATCTAACGCGACGTTACGCTTGATCCTCGCACTGCTGGTGCTCTGTGCACTTGGAGCAGGAAGTGGTTCCGTGCAAGCATCGCCGTCCGGCCATGCCCCTCATGGCACCGTGACGATCGATGGTGTCACGGTCCCGGATGTCGGGCCCCTGCCGACGGTGGTCCCGATACCGTCCTCCAATCTCAACTACACCGCTAAGATCGAACTCGGCAAGCAACTCTATTTTGACGGACGACTCTCCAAAAATAACGCGATCTCCTGCGCCTTCTGCCACAACCCCGGGACCGGATTTGCGGATCCCCGCCAGACGTCCATCGGAGTCGGCGGAGGCGTCGGAGGACGACAGTCACCTACGGTCTACAATACGGGATTGAATCACGTTCAGTTTTGGGATGGTCGGGCACGTTCGCTTGAAGAGCAGGCCATCGGGCCGATTCATAACCCCGTGGAGATGGCCGAGACGCATGAACATGTGGTGGCCAAGCTGGGGAAGATCAAAGGGTATCAGCAACAATTCAGGGCTGTATTTGGAACAGATGTCAATCTTCAGGGCATTGCCGAGGCGATCGCCGCCTATGAGCGCACAGTGCTCTCCACCAATTCCGCTTTTGATAAATACGTGTTAGGCGCGCAGAAAGCCATGGATGAGGCGGCGGTTCGAGGACTGGCCCTTTTTAAGGGCAAGGCTCGTTGCATCCTCTGCCACAATGGGCCGAACTTCACCGATAATCAGTTTCACAACCTCGGCGTGCCTCAGGTCGGTCCGATGAAGGAAGACCTTGGGCGTTTTGCTGTCAGCAGGGCGGAGAAAGACCGGGGCGCATTTAAAACGCCGACGCTCCGTAGCATCACAGAAACCGCTCCGTATATGCACGATGGCGCGTTTAAAACGCTGGAAGAGGTCGTCGAATTTATGGATCAGGGCGGCGGGAGCAATCCCAATCTGAGCCCCCTCGTCAAGCCGTTGAATCTGACGGCGGAGGAGAAAAGCGATCTCGTTGCATTCTTGAAGGCGCTGGCAGGAGAGCCGATCCCGTTCAGTATGCCACAATTGCCGAAATAAAACACGAATCCTTTTGGGCCGCCTGTGACTCTCACGGGCAGATACGTGTGCCTTGGTCAGACTATTTTGTCCAAGCATCGGTACGTTCCAACCCCAACCATAGGAGGCCATCTATGTTTCGAAATCTTTGTGTGCTCGGTGCGAGCACCATTGCGCTCGCCCTCGGCGGGCCTGCACTTGCGGCGGATATGAAGCCGGGTCCGGCGGACGGATTCGACATTCACGTCATGGCGCCCCATAAAATGGAAGATGGGTCGGTGGCAGGCCCGTTCCATCACTATTGTAAGGCCGTCAAGCCGGAAGTCTTGCAATGTCTGCTGTTCGAATCCACGGATCCCAATGCCGTGCTCACCGACGTGGAGTATTTTGTGGCCAAGCCTGTGTCACGGTCGGCGGTGCCTCTCGATGTCTGGAACAAGTTCTATCACGACCATGAGGTCGAAATAGCGACCGGGCGTGTTCAGGTGCTGGATATGCCTGATGCCCAGGCCAAAGAAGTGGCGGCGGCTGCGGCCAAGACGGATGGCATTATTTTCCACTTGTGGCCGAAGGGTGCGAAGGCTCCGGATGGATCGGTGGAGCATCCGACGTCCGTGGGGCATAAACCGCGGACGGAGTAAGTCTGCGAATAGCGCGTGATCCATCCTGTGCCCTAATTGTAAGGAGGCCACTATGCGAAGTGCGATTTTGATGTTTGGATTGTGTGCGGCGGCGTTGACGGCAGCCGGTTGTGCGGAGACTGCCCGCGAAATGAAATCCTCCTCTGCGGCACCAGCTGCCGCCACGGCGGCGAAAGCTATGCCGACACCGGCACAGGGCTATACCATTCATGTCATGGCTCCCCACAAGTTTGAAGACGGATCGGTGCACGGTCCGTATCATCACTACTGCAAGCCGATCTCCCCGGAAGTGCTGCAGTGTTTGTTGTTCGAGTCGACAGATTCCAATGCTTTGTTGACGGATATTGAATATTTCGTCGCAAAGTCCGTCTCTCGCGCGCATGTTCCGTTGGAGACGTGGAATAAGTATTACCACGATCATGAGGTAGAGATTGCCACGGGGCGGGTGCAGATTCTGGACATGCCGGAGGCGCAGGCGAAGGAAGTCGCTGCCATTGCGGCCAAAACCGACGGGATCATTTTTCATCTTTGGCCGGACGGAGCCAAGGCGCCGAACGGTCAGGTGGGGCATCCCCAGTCTGTAGGCCACAAGCATCGCACTGAATAGCCGGAGCGACGCAGATCCATCGGGCGGAGGGGGCACAGCCCTCTCCGCCTGTGCTATTTCTGATGAAAGGGAGACGCTGTGATGGATGCTGGACGTCTATGCCTGATGGGATGGCTGCTGCTCGGCGGTGTATCTGTTGGTTGGGCGGCGAATTCCGAAGTGTTAAGGCCCCGTGTTCCGATCGATCAGATCGAGGCGGCCAGGACTGTAACCAATCCCTTTCCTGTTACACCGGAAATGCTCCAGCAGGGAAAGGCGCTCTTCGAAGGCAAAGCATTCTGTCGCGCCTGCCACGGGTCGGATGGGAAGGGACTAGGAATGGATTTGGACTATTCCACCTTCAAAGGACCACTCCCACGGAACTTTACTGATAGGCTATGGCAGCAGGCCAGGACGGACGGTGAGCTGTTCTGGATTCTGAAGAACGGGAGTCCCGGGACGGATATGGCCCCGTTTATTCCACTCGTCCTGACCGAGGAGGAGGCCTGGCAAGTTCTCATGTATGTCCGTTCTTTCGGTGGGCGATGACGCGTGGGCTCCGTGCCGCACTCACGGTTTCAATGTCGTCGGTAGGCTCGGTTCCTTGCGGGCGGCTTGGTTGTCGGGATGCCGCAAGCTCGCCGCGCTGAGACAGGTGAATGGTCGGCATTGACCGAAGCTGAGGCGCTGTATACCGACAATGTGTCTGACTGGTCCGTTACGCGGCGCCTGCACTATCAAAGGATCTCAGCCAGCCGACGATCACCCCCCCCTGTTCAGCGACAATTAGAATTGCAGGGCGTGTTGCCTCACAATAGAATGTTACCCGAGCGTGGGGGAGAAATCACGGGCCCATTCGTGCGCGCTGGGATTGGCAAGAATGAGCCGCCGAGCCTCCGCCGTCCGCCACGCCTGGACCCGCCGCTGGAGTGTTCGAAGCTGCCCGTCTGAGAATGTATCGGGTTGTGCGACCTGGAGACGGTGGAAGAGCTCCTTGGCTGTTCGATCGGGCTCAGCCTCCAGCCAGTGGCGAACTAGGGGCCAGGCCTGCTCGAAGGGATCGACGCGGGTCCGCCAGTCCCGCAATGACTTCGGCTGCACGGCGTGGGTTGGCCTCACTTCGCCCCTCTGCCAGGCCGTCCTCAGACTTTTGAGAAACGTCTCCAGCTCCGGATCTCGGCTCGCAGGCAGTGCCGGGACCTCGCCGGCGGCGATCTCTGCGAGGTGGCCCTGCATCGTCCGAATCTCATCGAGCAGCCGCAGCGGATCCAAGGAGGAGGCCACTGCGCGCAGTTTGTCTTTCACCTCTTCTGGAACGGCCTCCGATGCCAAGAGCCTGGCGCTCGGGGTAGCCGGCAGGTAATAGCGTTTCGTCACCCGGGCGCCGACCCGGGTCTTCGAAGCCAGTTTGAACGAGGGTTGGAAGAAGTTCACGAAGAGCCTGGCCGCCTCATAGAGCCGAGCCAGGATCCCAACCGCCGCGAGACCTTCAAGCCGTCGGTATCCGACCAACCGTCGGACGACCGAGCCGTTCTTTTGTTCGACCCATGCTTGATCGTTCTTGCGATAGGGCCGCGAACGCGTGAACTCGATCGCATGGTCGTGACAGTACGCGATGACGATGTCATTCAGAAATTCGCTGCCGTTGTCCGTATCAACGCCACGCAGCTGGAAGGGCATGATCCTGCGCAGCTTCGTGAGCGCTTCCGTGACAAGCGATCCATCTCGTACGATGAGCGCCACACATTCAGTCCAGCCACTCGCCACGTCCGTGAGTGTGAGTGTCTGCGCGAAGCTGCCACTGGCGCGTTCACCGGAGTGGGCGACCAGATCCGCTTCGACGAACCCGGGAATGGGATCGCCCCAATCGGCGAAGGTCCGCAGCGGGACACGCCGTCGAATGGCCGTCGTGGGCCCCGAGCGGTGGCGCCGACGGGGAGCACTCCCGCTTCTGGGCAGGACGAGGAGTCGGTCAATCGTCGCCGCACTTGCCGAGAGCACCTTCACCCGGACATCCCGGTCGAGCTGCAGATGTCCATGTCGTTCCAGCGCGCCAAGCAGGGTCGGGATAAGTGCCTTGAGCCGCTTGCCGCAGACCCGATCGGAGGCCTCCCACAGCACCACCAGTGCCTCGGCGACCGCGTTGCCGTAGCGACGTGGACGCGCCCGCGCCACCGCTGGTCGCGCCACCCTGCCCAGTGTCAGCAGACGGATCGAGTGTTTGCGGTGGTATCCCGTTACCGCCACGAATTCGTCCAAGATCCGACATTTTTCCACTCGTGACCCTGAACGGTAGCGCGCCCGCAGCGAATCCATCAATTCCTGACGACTCGTTACACTCAGTTGCCTCTTCATCGATGCTCCTTTCCGGTCGTCCTCGACGGCCGGTAGCATTGTAGATGAGGCAACGGTTCCTTCTCGGTAACATTTCAGCCGCGGCAATGCGACCCTCAAATCTAATTGACGTCGAACACCCCCCCACTTCACAAGATGTTGCCGAGAGTCTCTTGATGTCCGGCGTGTCTCGAGGACTGCTTTTGGCTAGACCGAATGCTCGATGAACGCAACCGGCGTCATCAAGACCGATCATAGTTTTCTTATTCACTGAAATTATCGATTGCAGGCAAGAAGGCGTTGGCCCCAGATTGGATCGCTTTTTGTGCCTGGTGCAGGGTTTCTCTTCGTATCTTGGGTAGGTCTATCGACGGAAGAGTTTTACGATTGAGCTGGTAGGAGATAGCAATCGGGTCCTAGTTGAGACGACCTCCGTCGGATCCGCGGAACTGCATTGTCGGATTGGCCCAGCCGCGTTGGGACCCAGGCAT from Nitrospira sp. ND1 includes the following:
- a CDS encoding DUF1264 domain-containing protein → MFRNLCVLGASTIALALGGPALAADMKPGPADGFDIHVMAPHKMEDGSVAGPFHHYCKAVKPEVLQCLLFESTDPNAVLTDVEYFVAKPVSRSAVPLDVWNKFYHDHEVEIATGRVQVLDMPDAQAKEVAAAAAKTDGIIFHLWPKGAKAPDGSVEHPTSVGHKPRTE
- a CDS encoding ImmA/IrrE family metallo-endopeptidase translates to MVRIPNKVILPFGYHIMIRQVTDSEMDRQDSNADGIWDNEAKTIYIRKRLPVTRRRYILAHELGHAWLDWQHRYLDDGKARS
- a CDS encoding saccharopine dehydrogenase family protein, with the translated sequence MPQVLVLGAGKIGSLVAGLLSASGQYHVHLADLTLDAPKRLVDDLSLSAVTPCALDVRRPDAVAAYVSSSPFDAVISSLPYFCNPTVAEIARAHQLHYFDLTEDVAVTGRVKAISAGADHAFIPQCGLAPGFISIVTNDLIGHFESIDNVKMRVGALPVHPSNALKYSLTWSTDGLINEYANVCVGIEEGEEVHLQPLEGYETIELDGLLYEAFNTSGGLGTLADTYRGRVRTMNYKTLRYPGHCEKIQFLMKDLKLKEDRETLKRILERAIPQTQQDVVLIYAAVTGTRQGELFEETYVKKVYPRTILGRLWSAIQVTTASSLCCVVDLVMARPSAYRGFVTQEHFHLQDVLNNRFGDCFRA
- a CDS encoding EVE domain-containing protein, whose protein sequence is MADGRHYWLMKSEPKVFSIDDLAGSPKSTTSWDGVRNYQARNFMRAMKIGDQVLFYHSNANPPAVVGVAEVVRAAYPDATQFDKRDSHYDPAGNPAQPRWDMVDIRFVRKFLAPLSLDLLRAKAGLKGMELLRKGSRLSVQPVRAAEWNEIIRLEEVQADS
- a CDS encoding DUF1264 domain-containing protein: MRSAILMFGLCAAALTAAGCAETAREMKSSSAAPAAATAAKAMPTPAQGYTIHVMAPHKFEDGSVHGPYHHYCKPISPEVLQCLLFESTDSNALLTDIEYFVAKSVSRAHVPLETWNKYYHDHEVEIATGRVQILDMPEAQAKEVAAIAAKTDGIIFHLWPDGAKAPNGQVGHPQSVGHKHRTE
- a CDS encoding DDE-type integrase/transposase/recombinase gives rise to the protein MKRQLSVTSRQELMDSLRARYRSGSRVEKCRILDEFVAVTGYHRKHSIRLLTLGRVARPAVARARPRRYGNAVAEALVVLWEASDRVCGKRLKALIPTLLGALERHGHLQLDRDVRVKVLSASAATIDRLLVLPRSGSAPRRRHRSGPTTAIRRRVPLRTFADWGDPIPGFVEADLVAHSGERASGSFAQTLTLTDVASGWTECVALIVRDGSLVTEALTKLRRIMPFQLRGVDTDNGSEFLNDIVIAYCHDHAIEFTRSRPYRKNDQAWVEQKNGSVVRRLVGYRRLEGLAAVGILARLYEAARLFVNFFQPSFKLASKTRVGARVTKRYYLPATPSARLLASEAVPEEVKDKLRAVASSLDPLRLLDEIRTMQGHLAEIAAGEVPALPASRDPELETFLKSLRTAWQRGEVRPTHAVQPKSLRDWRTRVDPFEQAWPLVRHWLEAEPDRTAKELFHRLQVAQPDTFSDGQLRTLQRRVQAWRTAEARRLILANPSAHEWARDFSPTLG
- a CDS encoding VOC family protein, with the translated sequence MMGQEADLDAVMARMTADFLAQNSAGRMLRRALDDVGVGFIPVIDHVTIRTMDIDRRAEEFLALGYRYDETLHFDDWYAKVFRWAGYPALFVDQAYPDDRGKTSIIPRWVEKFGDQVFHHVAVRVEDIEQAILKLKAKGVVFAGEIVGARGGTLRQIFTAPEMLDGQPFSVLELAERHQGYQGFLPPQADSLMRSTMRGL
- a CDS encoding c-type cytochrome, translated to MDAGRLCLMGWLLLGGVSVGWAANSEVLRPRVPIDQIEAARTVTNPFPVTPEMLQQGKALFEGKAFCRACHGSDGKGLGMDLDYSTFKGPLPRNFTDRLWQQARTDGELFWILKNGSPGTDMAPFIPLVLTEEEAWQVLMYVRSFGGR
- a CDS encoding YdcF family protein, with the protein product MDLTPMWFGVYKALKYLLYPLSWILIAGLLALLTACLPVSPGRRTWVRRLLFLTVLLLLLTATPVLSLLYIALLETQYPSFQPTSTSKFDAVVVLAGGVFQKGSLRPADEVSDASRQRTGCGADLWQQNLAPKLLLTGGDATVFRTGLLESHEMKRWALRLGVPESAILIEEQSRTTYENAVQTKAILGSGRIILVTAAYHLPRAVRLFEKQGFVVTPFPCGYESQHTPQQAWEQATLFDFLPTAKALLITTQAVDEVAGIIVYWLAGKL
- a CDS encoding aldehyde dehydrogenase family protein, with protein sequence MTIQELFKTLGLTQEQPGGCLSSSTWSRTTDAGIVESRNPSTGEPLAQVYGCSLADYDVLVAGSQQAQASWRMVPAPKRGEVVRLIGQALRVHKDALGTLVSLEVGKIKAEGDGEVQEMIDMADFAVGLSRMLYGQTMHSERAQHRMYEQWHPLGVVGVITAFNFPVAVWAWNAFIAAVTGSTVLWKPSPKAPLCALAVQRLCNRVLEEAGYPGVFALFTTDRVELAERMVRDERLPLISFTGSVPVGRHVAEVVGHRLGRSLLELSGNNAVIVDETADLDLATRAIVFGAVGTAGQRCTSTRRLIVHESQYELLVPRLLSAYAQVKIGDPLEPDMLMGPLIDGEAVTRYLSALEEVKKAGGEVLCGGCVLSRPGYFVEPTIVRAQNHWDIVQRETFAPILYVMTYRTLDEAIRMHNAVPQGLSSALFTTHLRNSETFLSAIGSDCGIANVNIGTSGAEIGGAFGGEKTTGGGREAGSDAWKAYMRRQTNTINWGTELPLAQGVTFGRAEGGNDGARS
- a CDS encoding regulatory iron-sulfur-containing complex subunit RicT, producing MVEKLLAQELANPYPAVVRIVGVKIRDRGEVKKFDAGEASLVMGDRVLLEVAGELSYGVVYGAPQVMPFIPPMRVLQPITRKATTEDVATIDRYERLASEGMKACREQAAALGLRMKLVEVFCSFHRRQMTFVYTAEDRIDFRELVRLLARRFGGRIEMRQVGVRDEASRLGGIDTCGLVLCCAAFLTEVKPVTVKQARVLGLPVDDPKLLGVCGRLKCCLLFEAMDNPSSKSSALINPSRSRLASS
- a CDS encoding cytochrome-c peroxidase, with the protein product MVQSNATLRLILALLVLCALGAGSGSVQASPSGHAPHGTVTIDGVTVPDVGPLPTVVPIPSSNLNYTAKIELGKQLYFDGRLSKNNAISCAFCHNPGTGFADPRQTSIGVGGGVGGRQSPTVYNTGLNHVQFWDGRARSLEEQAIGPIHNPVEMAETHEHVVAKLGKIKGYQQQFRAVFGTDVNLQGIAEAIAAYERTVLSTNSAFDKYVLGAQKAMDEAAVRGLALFKGKARCILCHNGPNFTDNQFHNLGVPQVGPMKEDLGRFAVSRAEKDRGAFKTPTLRSITETAPYMHDGAFKTLEEVVEFMDQGGGSNPNLSPLVKPLNLTAEEKSDLVAFLKALAGEPIPFSMPQLPK